One stretch of Pseudoalteromonas shioyasakiensis DNA includes these proteins:
- a CDS encoding cyclic nucleotide-binding/CBS domain-containing protein: MQAEHVDIAQFLSDHAPFDDLPDEAVNKLASQVEIAYFRAGTEILNYGDDIADLFVIRTGAVEMYRRDGDLYNRLTIGGIFGSMGLLMNRKVRFPAKALEDTLVYCINVKLFNQYCDEYEVFADFFEADGNVRLHQAIVEQADSNDLTTAKVKSLLHRDAVTVAKSASVQMVAQLMTQESVSSVLVTDADKPISDDPDDDDGQVVGIITDRDLRTSVIAEGLSYEAPAEQIMQTDLVLLDSNAYVFEAVLAMLRDNIHHLPVVVKKKPIGVISLSDILRYESQSSLLLVRGILAQQSIEDLAYYARQLPNVFVRMVNEDANSHMIGTAMAVIGRTFKQRLLDLAEEKFGPPPVPYCFIALGSMARDEQLIVTDQDNAIILDNSFNEELHDDYFQKLADFVCDGLAECGYKYCEGEIMASFKKWRLTREQWKEQFAGWMAEPKPQALLHSSIFFDLDGVYGKNKWADELKRFIATEGRKNKRFLANLAANARNRTPPLGFFKDFVLEHNGQHKRSMNLKRRGTAPLSDVIRVHALAVGSRKQNSFERLEDIIEAKLLPEGKAQDLRDALEYIAMIRIRHQAWQIEKLDEEPDNDLEPHLLSPFEQRNLKEAFAILDKAQSFLKFRYSANSGIK; encoded by the coding sequence ATGCAAGCCGAACACGTTGATATTGCCCAATTTCTCTCCGATCATGCTCCTTTTGATGATCTACCTGATGAGGCTGTAAATAAACTCGCATCACAAGTCGAAATAGCCTATTTTCGGGCCGGCACAGAAATATTAAATTATGGTGATGATATTGCAGACTTATTTGTTATACGCACTGGTGCCGTTGAAATGTATCGGCGTGATGGTGATTTATATAACCGTTTAACTATCGGTGGAATTTTTGGTTCAATGGGTCTTCTTATGAACCGTAAAGTGCGTTTTCCGGCAAAGGCACTTGAAGATACCTTAGTTTATTGCATCAATGTGAAGTTGTTTAACCAATACTGTGATGAATACGAAGTATTTGCCGACTTTTTTGAAGCCGATGGTAATGTGCGCCTTCATCAGGCAATTGTTGAACAAGCGGATAGCAACGACTTAACAACAGCAAAAGTGAAGTCACTACTGCACCGTGATGCAGTGACTGTTGCAAAAAGTGCCTCTGTGCAAATGGTTGCACAATTGATGACACAAGAGTCGGTATCTTCAGTGTTAGTGACTGATGCGGATAAACCAATTAGTGATGATCCCGATGATGATGACGGTCAGGTGGTAGGAATCATTACTGACCGAGACTTACGTACCAGTGTGATTGCTGAAGGTTTGAGTTACGAAGCGCCAGCAGAGCAAATTATGCAAACAGACTTAGTTCTGCTTGATAGTAATGCGTACGTGTTTGAAGCTGTGCTTGCTATGCTCAGAGATAACATTCACCACCTGCCAGTCGTTGTGAAGAAAAAACCCATTGGTGTTATTTCGTTATCGGATATTTTACGTTACGAATCGCAAAGTAGCTTATTGTTGGTGCGAGGTATATTAGCTCAGCAATCGATTGAAGATTTAGCTTACTATGCAAGACAACTACCTAATGTGTTTGTGCGCATGGTAAATGAAGATGCTAACTCACATATGATAGGCACAGCTATGGCTGTGATAGGACGCACATTTAAACAGCGTTTGCTTGATTTAGCCGAAGAAAAATTTGGCCCGCCACCAGTTCCTTATTGTTTTATCGCTTTAGGCTCAATGGCTCGTGATGAACAATTAATTGTCACCGACCAAGATAATGCCATTATCCTTGATAATAGTTTTAATGAAGAATTACACGACGATTATTTTCAAAAGTTAGCTGATTTTGTCTGTGATGGTTTAGCCGAGTGTGGTTATAAATACTGTGAAGGTGAAATTATGGCGTCTTTTAAAAAGTGGCGTTTAACGCGGGAGCAGTGGAAAGAACAATTTGCCGGTTGGATGGCAGAACCAAAACCACAGGCATTATTACATAGTTCCATCTTTTTTGATTTAGATGGCGTTTACGGTAAAAACAAGTGGGCTGATGAGCTTAAGCGATTCATTGCAACAGAAGGGCGCAAGAATAAACGTTTCTTGGCTAATCTTGCTGCCAATGCACGAAATAGAACACCGCCTTTAGGTTTCTTTAAAGACTTTGTGTTAGAGCACAATGGTCAGCATAAGCGATCAATGAATTTAAAACGCCGTGGAACTGCGCCTTTATCAGATGTTATTCGTGTACATGCTCTGGCAGTAGGTAGCCGCAAACAAAATTCATTCGAGCGTTTGGAAGATATTATCGAAGCTAAATTGTTGCCCGAGGGTAAGGCACAAGATCTACGTGATGCCCTTGAATATATTGCCATGATCAGAAT
- a CDS encoding efflux RND transporter permease subunit encodes MKQQPMMEDLPSMAIRRPVLIVVLNLLIIIAGIAAIAGVEVRELPDVDRPRITVSASFPGGSPETVDTEVTSKLEGAVARVSGVKSIRAQSEENNARIVVEFRPGVNLDDAANETRESVARVQRELPEEVERVSIIKADNDAEAVVSLTVSSDSLSLEALTERVDVDLAPQFLTIPGVADVRLNGDRERVLRVRIDPLKLSSFNLTVPDIANVLRQAPFDVPAGSLKSSDQQVIVRADATSVSAEQVADIIVRDDTRIGDVAAVYFGPADPRSFVRLNGTPVIGMEIIRQAQSNTIEISDEVLTLIERMRERFPEMEFTLTSDDAQFIRSSVDEVINSLLLTVLLVVITLWVFIGSWRATLVPAFAIPVALIGSLALIWALGFSINILTLLALVLATGLIVDDAIVVSENIQRQRGLGLGRRAAAVVGTREVFFAVVATTAVLAAVFVPIAFLPSTAGRLFREFGGVLAGAVIISSFVALSLVPALTSKLKLKQGGFHPFAKVGHVLAAVYKRTIHGVLQHAWLTFFACLLVAAGSGALYFNLDNELLPTEDRGKIRIFARGPDGVGLNFMDRQAVQMEDILLPYVESGDIESIYTVVGQWDPNIVFITVPLKHWDERHFSQQEIINKIRGPLGNIPGAAGYPGGSNSLNLRGQGGGIELALLGQDYLEIFKAAQDFSAEIEKAVPEVAPVRISYQPSQPQLRVNIDRRRAEELGVSLSDISVTLRAAINGDDIADLNIGDQSIPIMLQAQNQTITNPSDLANLYVGGRNGQLVPLSSVATITEEGVAAELERHAQRRAIELSMEMPEGVTIAELVTKIRDISEQSLPAGISLAFKGEALTFEETANEVLMTYVLAFLIVLLVLAAQFESINSAIVVMITVPFGITSAILALYLTGTSLNIYSQIGLVMLIGLIAKNAILLVEFADQLRDQGRTVRVAVEEAALVRLRPIAMTLVSTLLGALPLILSTGAGAEARNAIGWVVFGGLALAVLFTLYLTPVIYLGLARFTKPRGDESKLLAEELEKA; translated from the coding sequence ATGAAACAGCAACCTATGATGGAAGACTTACCATCAATGGCGATACGTCGCCCTGTTTTAATTGTGGTACTTAACTTACTCATTATTATCGCTGGTATTGCTGCAATAGCGGGAGTTGAAGTACGAGAGCTTCCTGATGTTGATAGACCTCGTATTACTGTATCAGCTTCTTTTCCTGGGGGCTCACCAGAAACTGTAGATACCGAAGTAACCAGTAAGCTCGAAGGGGCGGTTGCTAGGGTCAGTGGTGTTAAGTCAATTCGTGCGCAAAGTGAAGAAAACAATGCCCGTATTGTGGTTGAGTTTCGCCCCGGTGTTAATCTAGATGATGCTGCAAACGAAACACGCGAATCGGTAGCGCGAGTACAACGAGAATTACCCGAAGAAGTTGAACGGGTATCAATTATTAAAGCCGATAATGATGCAGAAGCGGTTGTCTCTTTAACAGTATCAAGCGATAGTTTGTCCCTTGAGGCGTTGACAGAGCGCGTTGATGTTGATTTAGCTCCGCAGTTTTTAACCATTCCTGGGGTTGCCGATGTTCGCTTAAATGGTGACCGTGAACGGGTACTTAGAGTGCGTATCGACCCGCTTAAGCTCAGCAGCTTTAACCTTACGGTGCCAGATATTGCTAATGTACTTCGTCAAGCTCCCTTTGATGTGCCTGCGGGTAGTTTAAAATCAAGCGATCAACAAGTCATTGTTCGTGCGGATGCAACGTCAGTGTCTGCAGAGCAAGTGGCAGACATCATTGTCCGTGATGATACTCGTATTGGTGATGTCGCTGCTGTTTACTTTGGTCCAGCAGATCCGCGCTCATTTGTCAGGCTCAATGGCACACCTGTTATTGGCATGGAAATTATTCGTCAGGCCCAATCTAATACCATTGAAATTTCTGATGAAGTGCTCACTTTAATTGAGCGTATGCGTGAACGTTTTCCTGAAATGGAGTTTACTTTAACCTCTGACGATGCGCAGTTTATTAGAAGCTCAGTTGATGAGGTAATTAACTCACTATTACTTACAGTACTATTAGTAGTGATCACACTTTGGGTGTTTATTGGCTCTTGGCGGGCAACACTTGTTCCTGCATTTGCGATACCTGTTGCGTTAATTGGCTCTTTAGCACTGATTTGGGCCCTTGGTTTCTCAATTAATATACTTACCTTACTTGCATTAGTATTAGCAACAGGCCTAATTGTTGATGATGCAATTGTGGTCAGTGAAAACATACAGCGTCAACGTGGTTTAGGTCTAGGACGTCGTGCTGCTGCCGTGGTTGGTACTCGCGAGGTGTTCTTTGCTGTTGTGGCGACAACCGCAGTATTAGCTGCGGTGTTTGTGCCTATTGCCTTTTTACCTTCAACAGCAGGGCGATTATTTAGAGAGTTTGGTGGTGTGCTAGCTGGCGCGGTTATCATCTCAAGTTTTGTTGCTTTATCCTTGGTACCTGCACTAACTTCAAAACTGAAATTAAAGCAGGGCGGTTTTCATCCTTTTGCTAAAGTTGGCCATGTTTTAGCCGCCGTATATAAGCGCACAATACACGGAGTTCTTCAACATGCATGGCTAACCTTTTTTGCGTGTTTGTTGGTTGCAGCAGGCTCTGGGGCACTGTATTTCAATTTAGATAACGAACTATTGCCAACAGAAGATCGCGGCAAAATTCGTATTTTTGCACGAGGTCCTGATGGTGTTGGCTTGAACTTTATGGACAGGCAAGCGGTGCAAATGGAAGATATCTTACTGCCGTATGTAGAAAGTGGTGATATTGAGTCTATTTATACTGTGGTTGGGCAATGGGATCCAAATATTGTATTTATCACCGTGCCATTAAAACATTGGGACGAACGTCACTTTAGCCAGCAAGAAATCATCAATAAGATTCGTGGTCCTTTAGGAAATATTCCAGGTGCGGCTGGTTACCCAGGTGGTTCAAATAGTTTGAATTTACGCGGTCAAGGTGGTGGTATTGAGCTTGCGTTATTAGGGCAAGACTATCTTGAGATATTTAAAGCAGCACAAGACTTTTCTGCTGAGATTGAAAAGGCAGTGCCAGAAGTGGCCCCTGTGCGTATTTCATATCAGCCGTCACAACCACAATTACGGGTCAATATTGATAGACGTCGTGCCGAAGAGCTTGGTGTCTCGCTTAGTGATATATCAGTAACGCTACGAGCTGCAATTAATGGTGATGATATTGCTGATTTAAATATTGGTGATCAATCAATCCCAATCATGTTGCAAGCTCAAAACCAAACTATCACTAATCCAAGCGATTTAGCTAATTTGTATGTTGGCGGTCGTAACGGTCAGTTAGTGCCTCTTAGTAGCGTTGCGACTATCACAGAAGAAGGTGTGGCTGCAGAGCTAGAGCGCCATGCACAGCGTCGTGCTATTGAGCTAAGTATGGAAATGCCAGAGGGTGTTACAATTGCTGAGCTGGTAACAAAAATCCGTGATATTTCAGAGCAATCTCTACCTGCTGGTATTAGTTTGGCGTTTAAAGGTGAAGCATTAACCTTCGAAGAAACTGCCAATGAAGTATTGATGACCTATGTATTGGCGTTTTTAATTGTACTGTTGGTACTTGCGGCGCAGTTTGAAAGTATTAATAGTGCAATAGTGGTGATGATTACAGTGCCATTTGGTATTACGTCAGCCATTTTAGCCTTGTATCTAACAGGTACCTCACTAAATATATACTCGCAAATAGGATTAGTGATGTTGATTGGCTTGATTGCCAAAAATGCAATATTGCTGGTGGAGTTTGCTGATCAGTTACGTGACCAAGGCCGAACGGTAAGAGTCGCTGTTGAAGAGGCCGCATTAGTTCGCCTTCGCCCAATTGCAATGACACTGGTTTCAACCTTACTGGGTGCATTACCACTAATTCTATCTACTGGCGCTGGAGCAGAGGCTCGTAACGCGATTGGATGGGTGGTGTTTGGCGGTTTAGCACTTGCGGTGTTATTTACCCTTTATTTAACACCGGTTATTTATCTTGGTCTAGCGCGCTTCACAAAACCAAGAGGTGATGAGTCGAAACTTCTTGCTGAAGAGTTAGAAAAGGCTTAA